One genomic segment of Styela clava chromosome 3, kaStyClav1.hap1.2, whole genome shotgun sequence includes these proteins:
- the LOC120331029 gene encoding beta-1,4-galactosyltransferase 1-like isoform X2 produces the protein MLLSTKLNLVSYAITKKKKIILGFIITSFFIVTYKTTKGNQDHIYSLINSFKSKEDFIFDFFNRTENADTKVFSLDNFTSYFDDISNELEEYNLPLCPEKPPGLKGDLKRPFYLDFVPPTLEKISIDNPRLSIGGRYAPKHCRPRYKLAIIIPLRGRIRQLQVLLAHMHPIWQGQQLDYTVYVMWQSGEHLFNKAKLMNAGFLEASKDRKYNCYVFHDVDMLLENDECLYWCPSEDNPRSLSVYVDKFYHRYKSYNMKCKPSTFPRNQKVQLFGGVVMVTKSQFMSANGFSNIYWGWGGEDDDLYFRLWNQAITIQNITFLILMGKVVHIICFNTEQKNQMQKIKGILHC, from the exons atgctTCTATCCACAAAGCTAAATCTTGTTTCATACGCCATAACAAAAAAGAAGAAGATAATATTAGGTTTCATTATAACGTCATTTTTCATTGTGACGTATAAAACAACTAAAGGGAATCAAGATCATATTTATTCGCTCATAAACAGTTTCAAATCAAaagaagattttatttttgatttcttcaATCGAACTGAAAACGCGGACACAAAGGTTTTCTCACTggacaattttacttcatacttcGATGATATATCCAACGAATTGGAAGAGTATAACTTGCCGCTTTGTCCAGAAAAACCTCCCGGACTGAAAGGCGATCTTAAAAGGCCGTTTTACTTGGATTTTGTACCACCGACCTTAGAAAAAATTTCTATAGATAATCCAAGGTTGTCAATCGGTGGAAGATACGCTCCAAAGCACTGTCGTCCACGATACAAACTCGCTATTATCATTCCTTTACGCGGACGCATACGCCAGCTTCAAGTACTCTTAGCGCATATGCACCCAATATGGCAGGGACAGCAATTAGATTATACTGTATACGTTATGTGGCAGAGCGGGGAACATCTGTTCAACAAGGCTAAACTAATGAATGCTGGATTTCTGGAGGCGAGTAAAG ATCGAAAATACAATTGCTATGTTTTTCATGATGTCGATATGCTTCTGGAGAATGATGAATGTCTGTACTGGTGCCCAAGTGAAGACAATCCTCGCAGTTTGTCGGTTTACGTTGACAAATTCTACCATCGTTATAAATCCTACAATATGAAATGTAAACCAAGTACTT TTCCGCGGAATCAAAAGGTTCAATTGTTCGGAGGAGTAGTCATGGTTACAAAATCACAATTCATGTCCGCTAACGGTTTTTCGAACATTTACTGGGGTTGGGGCGGCGAAGATGACGACTTGTACTTTCGCTTATGGAATCAGG CAATTACTATTCAGAATATCACCTTCCTAATCCTTATGGGGAAAGTTGTTCATATCATATGCTTCAACACCGAACAGAAAAATCAAATGCAGAAAATAAAGGGCATTTTGCATTGTTGA
- the LOC120331029 gene encoding beta-1,4-galactosyltransferase 4-like isoform X1, translating into MLLSTKLNLVSYAITKKKKIILGFIITSFFIVTYKTTKGNQDHIYSLINSFKSKEDFIFDFFNRTENADTKVFSLDNFTSYFDDISNELEEYNLPLCPEKPPGLKGDLKRPFYLDFVPPTLEKISIDNPRLSIGGRYAPKHCRPRYKLAIIIPLRGRIRQLQVLLAHMHPIWQGQQLDYTVYVMWQSGEHLFNKAKLMNAGFLEASKDRKYNCYVFHDVDMLLENDECLYWCPSEDNPRSLSVYVDKFYHRYKSYNMKCKPSTFPRNQKVQLFGGVVMVTKSQFMSANGFSNIYWGWGGEDDDLYFRLWNQEYHLPNPYGESCSYHMLQHRTEKSNAENKGHFALLTHAISRMKYEGLNTLRYKRVSTKREPLFTNITIDVGQPMKQYVDFMMYNATDDELCHRWMPWYSKHYN; encoded by the exons atgctTCTATCCACAAAGCTAAATCTTGTTTCATACGCCATAACAAAAAAGAAGAAGATAATATTAGGTTTCATTATAACGTCATTTTTCATTGTGACGTATAAAACAACTAAAGGGAATCAAGATCATATTTATTCGCTCATAAACAGTTTCAAATCAAaagaagattttatttttgatttcttcaATCGAACTGAAAACGCGGACACAAAGGTTTTCTCACTggacaattttacttcatacttcGATGATATATCCAACGAATTGGAAGAGTATAACTTGCCGCTTTGTCCAGAAAAACCTCCCGGACTGAAAGGCGATCTTAAAAGGCCGTTTTACTTGGATTTTGTACCACCGACCTTAGAAAAAATTTCTATAGATAATCCAAGGTTGTCAATCGGTGGAAGATACGCTCCAAAGCACTGTCGTCCACGATACAAACTCGCTATTATCATTCCTTTACGCGGACGCATACGCCAGCTTCAAGTACTCTTAGCGCATATGCACCCAATATGGCAGGGACAGCAATTAGATTATACTGTATACGTTATGTGGCAGAGCGGGGAACATCTGTTCAACAAGGCTAAACTAATGAATGCTGGATTTCTGGAGGCGAGTAAAG ATCGAAAATACAATTGCTATGTTTTTCATGATGTCGATATGCTTCTGGAGAATGATGAATGTCTGTACTGGTGCCCAAGTGAAGACAATCCTCGCAGTTTGTCGGTTTACGTTGACAAATTCTACCATCGTTATAAATCCTACAATATGAAATGTAAACCAAGTACTT TTCCGCGGAATCAAAAGGTTCAATTGTTCGGAGGAGTAGTCATGGTTACAAAATCACAATTCATGTCCGCTAACGGTTTTTCGAACATTTACTGGGGTTGGGGCGGCGAAGATGACGACTTGTACTTTCGCTTATGGAATCAGG AATATCACCTTCCTAATCCTTATGGGGAAAGTTGTTCATATCATATGCTTCAACACCGAACAGAAAAATCAAATGCAGAAAATAAAGGGCATTTTGCATTGTTGACTCACGCCATCTCGCGGATGAAATACGAGGGATTAAACACCTTGAG ATACAAACGCGTGTCAACCAAACGGGAACCGCTTTTTACGAATATAACCATAGACGTCGGACAACCAATGAAACAATACGTTGACTTCATGATGTACAACGCTACTGACGACGAACTATGTCATCGCTGgatgccgtggtactccaagcACTACAACTGA
- the LOC120342054 gene encoding beta-1,4-galactosyltransferase 2-like isoform X2: protein MLIGSIGLNKKVKLCMTAFVAASLFVYIILALSAGQVSLESLKTKKTGWVSPWKLHYGIYKPKPGQKIARVADRKRIITRFGLVDIMSLNDNTRLSHDDLLRASAFFVYDEFEKNSQKQFLTFKNQKEKYPNWTDNDPLQPIGKPLCPIIPPELKGKFKDKPDDSNQPSLQNISIANPDLTLGGKYTPPCHPRSKIAIIIPLRGRETQLRTLLAHMHPIWQRQQIDYTVYVVSQEANNRTFNKAKLMNAGFLEASKYDTYDCFVFHDVDLLLEDDRCLYRCVDSDNARILAARMDKFNYTEQAYMMPCKPKEYPDESPAIYFGGVAMMTSRQFYRTNGYSNLFWGWGSEDMDMYFRLWHRGHEVVQPYGEMCSYHMIKHEHEKLNKENDGRFGLLKNSIDRMKYDGLTSIRYKILSVERNRLFTNITLSIGYPNKPLLEFMNQEYDSFEDKCEAKAPWQLT, encoded by the exons ATGCTGATCGGTAGTATAGGCTTAAATAAGAAAGTTAAATTATGTATGACGGCGTTCGTGGCGGCGTCTTTATTTGTGTATATTATTCTGGCTCTCAGTGCTGGCCAGGTATCACTTGAAAGCTTGAAAACGAAAAAAACAGGTTGGGTGAGTCCGTGGAAACTACATTATGGCATATACAAACCAAAGCCCGGACAAAAAATAGCCAGAGTAGCGGATAGAAAACGGATTATAACTAGATTTGGCTTGGTGGATATAATGTCGTTAAACGACAACACTCGTCTTAGTCACGACGACCTATTAAGGGCTTCAGCATTTTTCGTGTATGACGAGTTTGAAAAGAACTCGCAGAAAcaatttttaactttcaaaaaccAGAAGGAAAAATACCCGAATTGGACGGATAATGATCCACTCCAACCAATTGGCAAACCTTTATGTCCCATTATTCCTCCAGAGTTGAAAGGAAAGTTTAAAGATAAACCTGACGACTCCAACCAGCCTTCGTTGCAAAATATATCAATAGCAAACCCTGATTTGACTTTAGGGGGTAAATATACCCCACCTTGTCACCCAAGAAGCAAAATAGCGATTATTATACCATTACGAGGCCGAGAGACCCAATTACGAACTTTGCTGGCGCATATGCACCCGATTTGGCAACGACAGCAGATTGACTACACTGTTTATGTGGTTTCTCAAGAAGCGAACAACCGAACGTTCAATAAAGCAAAGCTGATGAACGCAGGGTTCCTCGAAGCAAGTAAAT ACGATACCTATGATTGCTTCGTGTTCCACGACGTGGATTTACTGCTTGAAGACGATCGCTGTTTATACAGATGCGTGGATTCCGATAATGCAAGAATTTTAGCGGCACGAATGGATAAGTTCAATTACACAGAACAAGCATATATGATGCCTTGCAAGCCAAAGGAAT ATCCTGACGAATCGCCAGCGATATATTTCGGAGGAGTTGCAATGATGACCTCGAGGCAGTTTTATAGAACCAACGGATACTCCAATCTTTTCTGGGGTTGGGGATCCGAGGACATGGACATGTATTTTAGATTGTGGCACCGAG gacaTGAGGTTGTACAACCTTATGGCGAAATGTGCTCGTATCATATGATAAAGCATGAGCACGAAAAGTTAAATAAAGAAAACGATGGCAGATTTGGATTGCTAAAAAATTCGATTGACAGAATGAAATATGATGGACTAACATCGAtcag ATACAAAATTCTTTCCGTGGAACGAAATCGCCTGTTTACAAACATCACTCTTAGTATTGGATACCCCAATAAACCGTTGCTCGAATTCATGAACCAAGAATATGATTCTTTCGAGGACAAATGCGAAGCAAAAGCTCCTTGGCAACTCACATGA
- the LOC144421009 gene encoding uncharacterized protein LOC144421009 — MQVEIENDILKVLNVPRELANQVAYIIVNDLGVEEAKDLSLINEEDLTKGSILKTIQARKLIMTWKADKIEEQYNSTSSVETDSSHSLQPSPMQNWAMNFEIPWHKFPADLITSCNNNEVPTPFNRREMVKILIE; from the exons ATGCAGGTAGAAATTGAGAACGATATTTTAAAGGTACTTAATGTACCAAGAGAATTAGCAAATCAAGTTGCTTATATTATTGTTAATGATCTGGGAGTTGAGGAAGCCAAAGATTTAAGTTTAATTAATGAAGAAGACCTCACTAAAGGAAGCATTTTGAAAACAATCCAAGCCCGGAAACTTATAATGACCTGGAAAGCAGACAAAA ttgaGGAGCAATATAATTCGACGTCAAGTGTTGAAACTGACAGCAGCCATTCTTTACAACCTTCACCAATGCAAAACTGGGCCATGAATTTTGAAATCCCGTGGCACAAGTTTCCTGCAGACTTAATAACAAGCTGCAATAACAATGAAGTACCAACTCCTTTTAACAGAAGAGAAATGGTGAAAATTCTCATTGAGTAA
- the LOC120342054 gene encoding beta-1,4-galactosyltransferase 2-like isoform X1 yields the protein MTHYNVFYNILIHLRSSSRCYIMLIGSIGLNKKVKLCMTAFVAASLFVYIILALSAGQVSLESFKTKKTGWVSPWKLHYGIYKPKPGQKIARVADRKRIITRFGLVDIMSLNDNTRLSHDDLLRASAFFVYDEFEKNSQNKFLTFKNQKEKYPNWTENDPLQPIGKPLCPIIPPELKGKFKDKPDDSNQPSLQNISIANPDLTLGGKYTPPCHPRSKIAIIIPLRGRETQLRTLLAHMHPIWQRQQIDYTVYVVSQEANNRTFNKAKLMNAGFLEASKYDTYDCFVFHDVDLLLEDDRCLYRCVDSDNARILAARMDKFNYTEQAYMMPCKPKEYPDESPAIYFGGVAMMTSRQFYRTNGYSNLFWGWGSEDMDMYFRLWHRGHEVVQPYGEMCSYHMIKHEHEKLNKENDGRFGLLKNSIDRMKYDGLTSIRYKILSVERNRLFTNITLSIGYPNKPLLEFMNQEYDSFEDKCEAKAPWQLT from the exons ATGACACACTATAacgttttttataatattttaatacattTAAGAAGCAGTAGCCGATGTTATATAATGCTGATCGGTAGTATAGGCTTAAATAAGAAAGTTAAATTATGTATGACGGCGTTCGTGGCGGCGTCTTTATTTGTGTATATAATCCTGGCTCTCAGTGCTGGTCAGGTATCACTTGAAAGCTTTAAAACGAAAAAAACGGGTTGGGTGAGTCCGTGGAAACTACATTATGGCATATACAAACCAAAGCCCGGACAAAAAATAGCCAGAGTAGCTGATAGAAAACGGATTATAACTAGATTTGGCTTGGTGGATATAATGTCGTTAAACGACAACACTCGTCTTAGTCACGACGACCTATTAAGAGCTTCAGCATTTTTCGTGTATGACGAGTTTGAAAAGAACTCGCAGAATaaatttttaactttcaaaaaccAGAAGGAAAAATACCCGAATTGGACGGAAAATGATCCACTCCAACCAATTGGCAAACCATTATGTCCCATTATTCCTCCAGAGTTGAAAGGAAAGTTTAAAGATAAACCTGACGACTCCAACCAGCCTTCGTTGCAAAATATATCAATAGCAAACCCTGATTTGACTTTAGGGGGTAAATATACCCCACCTTGTCACCCAAGAAGCAAAATAGCGATTATTATACCATTACGAGGCCGAGAGACCCAATTACGAACTTTGCTGGCGCATATGCACCCGATTTGGCAACGACAGCAGATTGACTACACTGTTTATGTGGTTTCTCAAGAAGCGAACAACCGAACGTTTAATAAAGCAAAGCTGATGAACGCAGGGTTCCTCGAAGCAAGTAAAT ACGATACCTATGATTGCTTCGTGTTCCACGACGTGGATTTACTGCTTGAAGACGATCGCTGTTTATACAGATGCGTGGATTCCGATAATGCAAGAATTTTAGCGGCACGAATGGATAAGTTCAATTACACAGAACAAGCATATATGATGCCTTGCAAGCCAAAGGAAT ATCCTGACGAATCGCCAGCGATATATTTCGGAGGAGTTGCAATGATGACCTCGAGGCAGTTTTATAGAACCAACGGATACTCCAATCTTTTCTGGGGTTGGGGATCCGAGGACATGGACATGTATTTTAGATTGTGGCACCGAG gacaTGAGGTTGTACAACCTTATGGCGAAATGTGCTCGTATCATATGATAAAGCATGAGCACGAAAAGTTAAATAAAGAAAACGATGGCAGATTTGGATTGCTAAAAAATTCGATTGACAGAATGAAATATGATGGACTAACATCGAtcag ATACAAAATTCTTTCCGTGGAACGAAATCGCCTGTTTACAAACATCACTCTTAGTATTGGATACCCCAATAAACCGTTGCTCGAATTCATGAACCAAGAATATGATTCTTTCGAGGACAAATGCGAAGCAAAAGCTCCTTGGCAACTCACATGA
- the LOC120342056 gene encoding uncharacterized protein LOC120342056 yields METQKGGNGRGSINPNYLHGNAVTSMISPINKQGYLGDLEEKSEPELNELLERQEKMLKNKKFVERLPDKGEKIQNFVKTLKELLEKREKEREEGKVTESFNHHVEDDPNMPGLEEIPTDDRSSRMELGEDTQLPHEKELKIIERGFDQLSVHEGPHYQVIVKAEEKSHKSKFALNRPNKKKSDSTNNRIDKPVFHSKDLTSASVHDPEHGEATLISVKECRDLYSEQQRIVQEQRAEQLAERVMRRMHISARPNEHPEGKYRTKDERTEAENTFDPEYLDSVD; encoded by the exons atggaGACGCAAAAAGGCGGGAATGGTCGCGGTTCAATAAACCCAAACTATTTGCACGGTAATGCCGTAACGTCTATGATTTCACCAATTAATAAACAAGGATATTTGGGAGATTTAGAGGAAAAATCTGAACCAGAATTGAATGAATTACTGGAAAGACAGGaaaaaatgctgaaaaataa AAAATTTGTTGAAAGGCTTCCAGATAAAGGagagaaaattcaaaattttgtaaaaacttTAAAAGAATTATTAGAAAAAAGAGAGAAAGAAAGAGAAGAAGGCAAAGTGACAGAATCATTCAACCATCATGTTGAAGATGACCCCAACATGCCAGGTTTAGAAGAAATTCCGACGGACGATAGAAGCTCCAGAATGGAACTGGGTGAAGATACACAGTTGCCACAT gagaaagaattgaaaattataGAAAGGGGATTCGACCAACTATCTGTGCATGAAGGGCCTCACTACCAGGTCATTGTGAAAGCAGAAGAAAAAAGCCACAAATCAAAGTTTGCATTGAACAG gCCAAACAAGAAGAAGAGTGACAGCACAAATAATAGAATAG ATAAGCCAGTCTTTCATTCAAAAGATTTAACGTCTGCTAGCGTACATGACCCGGAACATGGAGAGGCCACACTGATATCTGTGAAGGAATGCAGGGATCTTTATTCAGAACAGCAGAGAATAGTGCAG GAACAACGAGCAGAGCAGTTAGCAGAACGTGTAATGCGAAGAATGCATATTTCCGCTCGACCTAACGAACATCCTGAGGGAAAATATCGAACTAAAGATGAACGAACAGAAGCAGAGAATACTTTTGATCCCGAGTACTTGGACTCTGTGGATTGA
- the LOC120342055 gene encoding putative cytosolic iron-sulfur protein assembly protein CIAO1 has protein sequence MSIRQIATLTGHGDRVWGVHWNHTGKHLASCSGDKSVRIWGLEGEKWVCKTILEEGHQRAIRRVAWSPCGNRLATASFDATVCIWDKKSGEFECIATLEGHENEVKAAAWSISGSYLATCSRDKSVWVWETYDEDDFECAGVVTSHTQDVKEVVWHPNEDIFASGSYDDTVRIFEEDDGEWVTGAVLEGHDSTVWSISWDKSGDRLATVSDDKTLKIWKRYKSGNPQNIVTGSSKYSWKCICTLSGFHERTIFSVDWCHQTGLIATACADDAIRIFKEDEKSSSDEPTFNLLCSYNHSHAQDVNCVSWNPAQPGILASASDDCEVKIWKIDDV, from the coding sequence ATGTCTATCCGACAAATTGCAACGTTAACGGGACATGGTGATAGAGTATGGGGTGTTCACTGGAATCACACAGGAAAGCATTTGGCGTCTTGCAGCGGCGACAAAAGCGTGCGAATTTGGGGGCTGGAGGGTGAAAAATGGGTCTGCAAAACGATTCTCGAAGAAGGCCACCAGCGTGCAATACGAAGGGTTGCTTGGTCCCCTTGTGGGAACCGTTTAGCGACCGCAAGTTTTGATGCAACAGTTTGTATTTGGGATAAAAAATCAGGGGAATTTGAATGTATTGCAACACTTGAAGGACATGAAAATGAAGTCAAAGCTGCAGCCTGGTCCATTTCAGGGTCATATCTGGCAACATGTTCTCGGGATAAATCAGTCTGGGTTTGGGAAACCTATGATGAGGATGATTTTGAATGTGCAGGGGTCGTGACCTCTCATACCCAGGATGTAAAAGAAGTAGTATGGCATCCTAATGAAGATATTTTTGCTTCGGGTAGCTATGACGATACAGTGCGGATTTTTGAGGAGGATGACGGGGAGTGGGTTACTGGTGCAGTGTTAGAAGGTCATGACTCCACCGTGTGGTCAATTTCTTGGGATAAATCCGGCGATCGATTAGCAACAGTCTCAGATGATAAAACTTTAAAGATATGGAAACGCTATAAATCTGGCAACCCTCAAAATATTGTGACAGGGAGTTCAAAGTATTCATGGAAATGTATTTGCACTCTTTCTGGATTTCACGAAAGAACGATATTTTCCGTTGACTGGTGTCATCAAACGGGACTCATCGCTACAGCGTGTGCCGATGATGCTATTCGAATCTTTAAAGAAGATGAGAAAAGCTCTTCTGATGAACCGACTTTCAATCTGTTGTGTTCGTATAATCACTCTCACGCGCAAGATGTAAACTGCGTGTCCTGGAATCCCGCTCAGCCGGGAATCCTCGCTTCAGCGAGTGATGACTGTGAagttaaaatttggaaaattgatgatgtttaa